In a genomic window of Streptomyces noursei ATCC 11455:
- a CDS encoding APC family permease, producing MTASDDAPPEDDTGLAEFGYRPELQRTLGNFHTFAAGISYISILTGTFQLFYFGYGHGGPAYWWSWPMVFVGQLMVALCFAELAARHPVAGSVYNWAKKLGNPHIGWLAGWMMLVASVVSLAAVALAYQLTLPQISTAFQFVGDGTGTYDTATNAVLLAAVLILFTTLVNAFGVKLMARINTAGVFVELIATVVLVVLFAVHVVRGPEVLLQTHHTGAGQHLGYVGAFLTASLASAYVMYGFDTAASLGEESLDPSRNAPRAILRALIASFVLGGLVLLLALMSVSSLDGKGLTTDGLQYVVLDVLGGTGGKAMLWCVLIAVTVCALAVHTAAVRLAFAMARDTNLPFAARLARVSPRFRTPVLPAVIIGVLALTVLLLNIRQPQIFSVVTSIGIIMIYAAYLLVTAPMLVARLRGRWRPAGGGRFGLGRWGLPVNLAAVLWGAAMIVNLAWPRAAVYNAAPPHHWYLRWGAVLFVGLVAVGGFTYYWCVQRHRTGVLADHAARPAPPDGTDAPAAVPARD from the coding sequence TTGACCGCATCCGACGACGCACCACCGGAGGACGACACCGGCCTGGCCGAGTTCGGCTACCGCCCCGAACTCCAGCGCACCCTGGGCAACTTCCACACCTTCGCCGCCGGCATCAGCTACATCTCCATCCTCACCGGCACCTTCCAGCTCTTCTACTTCGGCTACGGCCACGGCGGCCCGGCCTACTGGTGGTCCTGGCCGATGGTCTTCGTCGGCCAGCTGATGGTCGCCCTCTGCTTCGCCGAGCTGGCCGCCCGTCATCCGGTCGCCGGCTCCGTCTACAACTGGGCCAAGAAGCTCGGCAATCCGCACATCGGCTGGCTGGCTGGCTGGATGATGCTGGTCGCCTCCGTCGTCTCGCTGGCCGCGGTCGCCCTCGCCTACCAGCTGACCCTGCCGCAGATCTCCACCGCCTTCCAGTTCGTCGGCGACGGCACCGGCACCTACGACACCGCCACCAACGCGGTGCTGCTGGCCGCCGTGCTGATCCTCTTCACCACCCTGGTCAACGCCTTCGGCGTGAAGCTGATGGCCCGGATCAACACCGCCGGCGTCTTCGTCGAACTGATCGCCACCGTGGTCCTCGTCGTGCTGTTCGCGGTGCACGTCGTCCGCGGCCCCGAGGTGCTCCTCCAGACCCATCACACCGGAGCCGGCCAGCACCTCGGCTATGTCGGCGCCTTCCTCACCGCCTCGCTCGCCTCCGCCTACGTCATGTACGGCTTCGACACCGCCGCCTCGCTCGGCGAGGAGTCGTTGGACCCCTCGCGCAACGCCCCGCGCGCCATCCTGCGCGCACTGATCGCCTCGTTCGTGCTCGGCGGGCTGGTCCTGCTGCTCGCCCTGATGAGCGTCAGCAGCCTCGACGGCAAGGGGCTGACCACCGACGGGCTCCAGTACGTCGTCCTGGACGTGCTCGGCGGGACCGGCGGCAAGGCGATGCTGTGGTGCGTACTGATCGCCGTCACGGTCTGTGCGCTGGCCGTGCACACCGCGGCCGTCCGGCTCGCCTTCGCGATGGCCCGGGACACCAACCTCCCCTTCGCCGCCCGGCTCGCCCGGGTCAGCCCGCGCTTTCGGACCCCGGTACTGCCCGCGGTGATCATCGGGGTGCTCGCGCTGACCGTCCTGCTCCTCAACATCCGCCAGCCGCAGATCTTCTCGGTCGTCACCAGCATCGGCATCATCATGATCTACGCGGCGTATCTGCTGGTCACCGCGCCCATGCTGGTGGCCAGGCTGCGCGGCAGATGGCGGCCGGCCGGCGGCGGGCGGTTCGGCCTGGGCCGCTGGGGACTGCCGGTCAACCTCGCCGCCGTCCTCTGGGGCGCCGCCATGATCGTCAACCTGGCCTGGCCGCGCGCGGCCGTCTACAACGCCGCCCCGCCGCACCACTGGTATCTGCGCTGGGGCGCGGTGCTCTTCGTCGGCCTGGTCGCGGTCGGCGGCTTCACCTACTACTGGTGCGTCCAGCGTCACCGCACCGGCGTCCTCGCCGACCACGCGGCCCGTCCCGCACCGCCCGACGGCACCGACGCCCCGGCCGCCGTCCCGGCGCGCGACTGA
- a CDS encoding ArsR/SmtB family transcription factor — translation MGHGIDANSSATTRERLDAVGAADVAATLQALSTPSRLRILARLQEGPCAVGDLAAAVGMEQSACSHQLRLLRNLGLVTGERNGRSIVYALYDHHVAELLDQALYHVEHLRLGLRDTPSSTAEPLAG, via the coding sequence ATGGGCCACGGAATTGATGCCAACAGCAGCGCCACCACCCGCGAACGCCTGGACGCGGTAGGGGCCGCGGACGTCGCCGCCACGCTCCAGGCCCTGTCCACCCCCTCCCGGCTGCGCATCCTCGCCCGCCTCCAGGAAGGCCCCTGCGCGGTCGGCGACCTCGCCGCCGCGGTCGGCATGGAACAGTCCGCCTGTTCCCACCAGCTCCGCCTGTTGCGCAACCTCGGCCTGGTCACCGGCGAACGCAACGGCCGCTCGATCGTCTACGCCCTCTACGACCACCACGTCGCGGAACTCCTCGACCAGGCCCTCTACCACGTCGAGCACCTCCGCCTCGGACTGCGCGACACCCCGTCGAGCACCGCCGAACCCCTGGCCGGATGA
- a CDS encoding carbon-nitrogen hydrolase family protein, producing MRIALCQMTSSTEPKENLALVADLVRRAAAEGARLAVLPEAAMVRFGVPLGAVAEPLDGPWAEGVRAVARETGVTVVAGMFTPAPDGRVANTLLATGPGVEESYDKIHLYDAFGFRESDTVAAGERVVTIDVDGVRVGLATCYDLRFPELFRAHADAGATVSVLPASWGAGPGKREQWDLLVRARALDATVWLAAVDQAAPDQGADPEAPTKAPTGVGHSALIGPDGAVRARLGGAPGLLVDEVDPAEAERVRRAVAVLDNRRL from the coding sequence ATGCGGATCGCGCTGTGCCAGATGACCTCGTCGACCGAGCCGAAGGAGAATCTCGCGCTGGTCGCGGACCTGGTGCGCCGGGCCGCCGCCGAGGGCGCGCGGCTGGCGGTGCTGCCCGAGGCGGCGATGGTGCGTTTCGGGGTGCCGCTCGGCGCGGTGGCCGAGCCGCTGGACGGGCCGTGGGCGGAGGGGGTGCGGGCGGTGGCCCGGGAGACCGGGGTGACGGTGGTGGCCGGGATGTTCACCCCGGCACCGGACGGCCGGGTGGCCAATACGCTGCTGGCCACCGGGCCCGGCGTCGAGGAGTCCTACGACAAGATCCACCTCTATGACGCCTTCGGTTTCCGCGAGTCGGACACCGTCGCGGCGGGCGAGCGGGTGGTGACGATCGACGTGGACGGCGTCCGGGTGGGCCTGGCGACCTGCTACGACCTGCGGTTCCCTGAGTTGTTCCGGGCGCATGCGGACGCCGGCGCGACGGTGTCCGTGCTGCCCGCGTCCTGGGGCGCGGGGCCGGGCAAGCGGGAGCAGTGGGACCTGCTGGTGCGGGCCCGGGCGCTGGACGCGACGGTGTGGCTGGCGGCGGTGGACCAGGCCGCGCCGGACCAGGGCGCCGATCCGGAGGCGCCCACCAAGGCGCCCACCGGGGTGGGGCACAGCGCGCTGATCGGCCCGGACGGCGCGGTGCGGGCGCGGCTGGGCGGTGCGCCCGGGCTACTGGTGGACGAGGTGGACCCGGCGGAGGCCGAGCGGGTGCGGCGGGCCGTGGCGGTGCTGGACAACCGGCGGCTGTAG
- the aspA gene encoding aspartate ammonia-lyase has translation MTSGHRREHDLLGDREIPADAYWGVHTLRAAENFPITGTSISGYPHLIDALAAVKEAAARANADLGLLAPEQAEAIAAACREIRDGHLHDQFIVDVIQGGAGTSTNMNANEVIANRALELLGHSKGDYARLHPNEHVNLGQSTNDVYPTAVKIATVGAVRELLAAMTVLREAFAAKAEEFRDVLKMGRTQLQDAVPMTLGQEFSAYAVMLEEDQSRLAEAVTLVHEINLGATAIGTGLNAPKGYAEAARRHLAEITGLPLVTAANLVEATQDCGAFVHLSGVLKRIAVKLSKSCNDLRLLSSGPRAGLAEINLPPVQAGSSIMPGKVNPVIPEVVNQVAFEVIGNDVTITMAAEAGQLQLNAFEPIILHALSESITHLGAACRTLAERCVLGITANTETLRESVQNSIGLVTALNPHIGYTAATAIAKEALASGRGVAELVLERGLLPADRLAALLRPEEIAGAGGGPT, from the coding sequence ATGACGTCCGGCCACCGCCGCGAACACGACCTGCTCGGCGACCGTGAGATACCCGCCGACGCCTACTGGGGCGTGCACACCCTGCGCGCCGCGGAGAACTTCCCCATCACCGGCACGTCGATCTCCGGCTATCCGCACCTGATCGACGCACTGGCCGCCGTCAAGGAGGCCGCCGCCCGCGCCAACGCCGACCTCGGGCTGCTCGCCCCGGAGCAGGCCGAGGCCATCGCCGCCGCCTGCCGGGAGATCCGGGACGGCCATCTGCACGACCAGTTCATCGTCGACGTCATCCAGGGCGGCGCCGGCACGTCGACCAACATGAACGCCAACGAGGTGATCGCCAACCGGGCGCTGGAACTGCTGGGCCACAGCAAGGGCGACTACGCCCGGCTGCACCCCAACGAGCACGTCAACCTCGGCCAGTCCACCAACGACGTCTATCCGACGGCCGTCAAGATCGCCACCGTCGGCGCGGTGCGGGAGCTGCTGGCCGCGATGACCGTGCTGCGCGAGGCGTTCGCCGCCAAGGCCGAGGAGTTCCGGGACGTCCTCAAGATGGGACGCACCCAGCTCCAGGACGCGGTGCCGATGACGCTGGGCCAGGAGTTCTCGGCGTACGCGGTGATGCTGGAGGAGGACCAGAGCCGGCTGGCCGAGGCGGTGACCCTCGTCCACGAGATCAACCTCGGCGCCACCGCCATCGGGACCGGGCTCAACGCGCCCAAGGGCTATGCCGAGGCGGCCCGTCGGCATCTGGCGGAGATCACCGGGCTGCCGCTGGTGACCGCCGCCAACCTCGTGGAGGCCACCCAGGACTGCGGTGCCTTCGTCCACCTGTCCGGCGTGCTCAAGCGGATCGCGGTGAAGCTCTCCAAGAGCTGCAACGATCTGCGGCTGCTGTCCTCCGGCCCGCGCGCCGGGCTCGCGGAGATCAACCTGCCGCCGGTGCAGGCCGGTTCGAGCATCATGCCGGGGAAGGTCAACCCGGTGATCCCGGAGGTCGTCAACCAGGTCGCCTTCGAGGTGATCGGCAACGACGTCACCATCACCATGGCCGCGGAGGCCGGGCAGCTCCAGCTGAACGCCTTCGAACCGATCATCCTGCACGCGCTCTCGGAGAGCATCACCCACCTGGGCGCGGCCTGCCGCACCCTCGCCGAGCGCTGCGTCCTCGGCATCACCGCCAACACCGAGACGCTGCGGGAGAGCGTGCAGAACTCCATCGGCCTGGTCACCGCCCTCAACCCGCACATCGGGTACACCGCGGCGACCGCGATCGCCAAGGAGGCCCTCGCCAGCGGGCGCGGCGTGGCGGAACTCGTCCTGGAGCGGGGGCTGTTGCCCGCGGACCGGCTCGCCGCGCTGCTCCGCCCCGAGGAGATCGCCGGCGCGGGCGGCGGCCCGACCTGA
- a CDS encoding asparaginase has translation MRAAVPTATARDGATDAPPPVRTPRHVPVAELVRGGIVEGVHHGSVVVLAADGTVAYQLGDAEAAFYPRSALKPLQAVGLLRAGLPPLDEAALALVAASHSGDERHLATARRILRHGGLTEDDLGNVPDLPYGTAERHAWLGRGLGPGRLAQNCSGKHAAMLLTARARGWPLERYLDAGHPLQRELAATVAELTGQGIAHITVDGCGAPLFAVSLLGLTRAAARLATAAPDTDEGRVADAMRTHPELVSGRGRDVARLVGALPGLLAKDGFEGVQIAALPDGRAVGVKIADGADRARMPVTAAALARCGIDPDVLAPFATAPVLGGGAEVGHLRAIDAPADRPDRDRPRQPAG, from the coding sequence ATACGAGCAGCGGTTCCGACCGCGACCGCACGGGACGGGGCCACGGACGCTCCCCCGCCCGTCCGCACGCCGCGCCATGTGCCCGTCGCCGAACTCGTCCGCGGCGGCATCGTCGAGGGCGTCCACCACGGTTCGGTGGTGGTGCTGGCGGCGGACGGGACCGTGGCGTACCAACTGGGCGACGCCGAGGCCGCGTTCTACCCCCGCTCGGCGCTCAAGCCGCTCCAGGCGGTCGGCCTGCTGCGGGCCGGGCTGCCGCCGCTGGACGAGGCGGCGCTGGCGCTGGTCGCGGCCAGCCACTCCGGTGACGAGCGCCATCTGGCGACCGCCCGGCGCATCCTGCGGCACGGCGGACTGACCGAGGACGACCTCGGCAACGTCCCCGACCTCCCCTACGGGACCGCCGAGCGGCACGCCTGGCTGGGCCGCGGACTGGGCCCCGGCCGGCTCGCCCAGAACTGCTCCGGCAAGCACGCCGCCATGCTGCTGACCGCGCGCGCCCGGGGCTGGCCGCTGGAGCGCTATCTCGACGCCGGGCATCCGCTCCAGCGGGAGCTGGCCGCCACCGTCGCGGAGCTCACCGGCCAGGGCATCGCCCACATCACCGTCGACGGCTGCGGCGCACCGCTGTTCGCGGTCTCGTTGCTCGGGCTGACCCGGGCCGCGGCCCGGCTGGCGACCGCCGCCCCGGACACCGACGAGGGCCGGGTCGCGGACGCCATGCGCACCCACCCGGAGCTGGTCTCCGGCCGCGGGCGCGACGTCGCCCGGCTGGTCGGCGCGCTGCCCGGACTGCTGGCCAAGGACGGCTTCGAGGGCGTGCAGATCGCGGCGTTGCCGGACGGCCGGGCGGTCGGCGTGAAGATCGCCGACGGCGCGGACCGCGCCCGGATGCCGGTGACGGCCGCGGCGCTGGCCCGCTGCGGCATCGACCCCGACGTGCTCGCGCCCTTCGCCACCGCACCGGTGCTGGGCGGCGGCGCGGAGGTCGGCCACCTGCGGGCGATCGACGCGCCGGCCGACCGCCCCGACCGCGACCGCCCCCGGCAGCCCGCCGGGTGA
- a CDS encoding FadR/GntR family transcriptional regulator, translating to MNLSDSQTAGVLPTAPVPRRVSAMEAVLSHLRDAIERGEYAVGDKLPSEAELCRRLEVSRPVLREALRALQTMGLTVSRTGKGTFVVSNGAVPDPTFGDYAASDLLEVRRHVEVPVAGYAAVRRTPEDLDHLTHLLERMERETDTTAWVAMDTLFHLAVAQAARNPVFRRVIEEIRDALARQSAFLNDVGGRREQANREHRAIVEALVDRSEHDAVEAMKHHLARVESTLSTIVRTAHRPAADADGSEDGEGR from the coding sequence GTGAACCTGTCAGACAGCCAGACAGCTGGTGTCCTGCCCACCGCCCCCGTACCGCGCCGCGTGAGCGCGATGGAGGCCGTCCTGAGCCATCTGCGCGACGCCATCGAGCGGGGCGAGTACGCCGTCGGGGACAAGCTCCCCTCCGAGGCCGAGCTGTGCCGCCGCCTCGAAGTCAGCCGGCCGGTGCTCCGTGAGGCGCTGCGCGCGCTCCAGACGATGGGCCTCACGGTCTCCCGCACGGGCAAGGGCACCTTCGTCGTCTCGAACGGCGCGGTGCCGGACCCGACCTTCGGCGACTACGCGGCCAGCGACCTGCTGGAGGTCCGCCGGCACGTCGAGGTCCCGGTCGCCGGGTACGCCGCGGTGCGGCGGACACCGGAGGACCTCGACCACCTGACGCATCTGCTGGAGCGGATGGAGCGGGAGACCGACACCACGGCCTGGGTCGCCATGGACACGTTGTTCCACCTGGCGGTCGCCCAGGCCGCCCGGAACCCGGTCTTCCGCCGGGTGATCGAGGAGATCCGGGACGCCCTGGCCCGCCAGTCGGCGTTCCTGAACGACGTCGGCGGGCGACGCGAGCAGGCCAACCGGGAGCACCGGGCGATCGTGGAGGCCCTCGTGGACCGGTCCGAGCACGACGCCGTCGAGGCGATGAAGCACCATCTCGCACGGGTCGAGTCGACGCTGTCCACCATCGTGCGGACGGCGCACCGCCCGGCCGCCGACGCCGACGGCAGCGAGGACGGGGAGGGTCGGTGA
- a CDS encoding glyceraldehyde-3-phosphate dehydrogenase: MTVNDDSFTNWKNREEIAESMIPIIGKLHRERDVTVLLHSRSLVNKSVVSILKTHRFARQIAGEELSVTETLPFLQALATLDLGPSQIDIGMLAATYRTDDRGLSVADFTAEAVAGATGANKIECRQGRDVVLYGFGRIGRLVARLLIEKTGSGNGLRLRAIVVRQGGEQDIVKRASLLRRDSIHGQFQGTITVDEANSTIIANGNPIKVIYANDPSEIDYTEYGVKDAILIDNTGKWRDREGLSKHLRPGVDKVVLTAPGKGDVPNIVHGVNHDMIKPDEQILSCASCTTNAIVPPLKAMEDEYGVLRGHVETVHSFTNDQNLLDNYHKSDRRGRSAPLNMVITETGAASAVAKALPDLKAKITGSSIRVPVPDVSIAILNLQLARETSREEVLDYLRDVSLTSPLKRQIDFTSAPDAVSNDFIGSRHASIVDAGATKVEGDNAILYLWYDNEFGYSCQVIRVVQYVSGVEYPTYPAPSA; the protein is encoded by the coding sequence GTGACTGTCAACGACGACTCGTTCACCAACTGGAAGAACCGCGAGGAGATCGCGGAGTCGATGATCCCGATCATCGGGAAGCTGCACCGGGAGCGTGACGTCACCGTCCTGCTCCACAGCCGCTCCTTGGTGAACAAGTCGGTGGTCAGCATCCTCAAGACCCACCGGTTCGCCCGACAGATCGCCGGCGAGGAGCTCTCGGTCACCGAGACGCTGCCCTTCCTCCAGGCGCTCGCCACCCTCGACCTCGGGCCGTCGCAGATCGACATCGGCATGCTCGCCGCGACGTACCGGACCGACGACCGCGGTCTGTCGGTGGCGGACTTCACCGCCGAGGCCGTCGCCGGTGCCACGGGCGCCAACAAGATCGAGTGCCGTCAGGGGCGCGACGTCGTCCTCTACGGCTTCGGCCGCATCGGCCGCCTCGTCGCCCGCCTCCTCATAGAGAAGACCGGCTCCGGCAACGGTCTGCGGCTGCGGGCGATCGTCGTGCGCCAGGGCGGCGAGCAGGACATCGTCAAGCGCGCCTCGCTGCTGCGCCGCGACTCCATCCACGGCCAGTTCCAGGGCACGATCACCGTCGACGAGGCGAACAGCACGATCATCGCCAACGGCAACCCGATCAAGGTGATCTACGCCAACGACCCGTCGGAGATCGACTACACGGAGTACGGCGTCAAGGACGCCATCCTGATCGACAACACCGGCAAGTGGCGCGACCGCGAGGGCCTCTCGAAGCACCTCCGCCCCGGCGTCGACAAGGTGGTCCTGACCGCCCCGGGCAAGGGCGACGTGCCCAACATCGTGCACGGCGTCAACCACGACATGATCAAGCCGGACGAGCAGATCCTGTCCTGCGCCTCCTGCACCACCAACGCGATCGTCCCGCCGCTGAAGGCGATGGAGGACGAGTACGGCGTGCTGCGCGGCCACGTGGAGACCGTCCACTCGTTCACCAACGACCAGAACCTGCTGGACAATTACCACAAGTCCGACCGTCGTGGCCGTTCCGCGCCGCTCAACATGGTGATCACCGAGACCGGTGCCGCCTCCGCGGTGGCCAAGGCGCTGCCCGACCTCAAGGCGAAGATCACCGGCAGCTCGATCCGCGTCCCCGTGCCGGACGTCTCGATCGCCATCCTCAACCTCCAGCTGGCCCGCGAGACCAGCCGCGAGGAGGTCCTGGACTACCTGCGCGACGTGTCGCTGACCTCGCCGCTCAAGCGCCAGATCGACTTCACCAGCGCCCCCGACGCGGTCTCCAACGACTTCATCGGCTCGCGCCACGCCTCGATCGTCGACGCCGGTGCCACCAAGGTCGAGGGCGACAACGCCATCCTCTACCTCTGGTACGACAACGAGTTCGGCTACTCCTGCCAGGTCATCCGCGTCGTCCAGTACGTCTCCGGGGTGGAGTACCCGACCTACCCGGCCCCGTCGGCCTGA
- a CDS encoding SDR family NAD(P)-dependent oxidoreductase, translating into MITEQQKIGTGFGAHSTADDVLVGIDLTGTTALVTGGYSGLGLAATRALAGAGARVIVPARRTATAREAVRDMPGVEVLPLDLADLESVRIFAEHLLDAGRTLDVVLANAGIMACPETRVGPGWEAHFAVNHLGHHALVNRLRPGLAPGARVVAVASSGHFLSDIRWDDIHFRTGYDRWLAYAQSKTANALFAVHLDRLGAASGLHAFAVHPGSILTPLQRHVPREDWAGLGWVAADGRPAEGFKTPEQGAATAVWAATSPLLDGRGGAYCQDCDLAEPATTEDMLVGGVKPWARDPDAAARLWDLSAELTGTHAF; encoded by the coding sequence ATGATCACCGAGCAGCAGAAGATCGGCACCGGATTCGGTGCGCACAGCACGGCCGACGACGTCCTCGTCGGGATCGACCTGACCGGCACCACCGCGCTTGTCACCGGCGGATATTCGGGACTCGGCCTGGCGGCGACGCGCGCCCTGGCCGGCGCCGGGGCCCGCGTCATCGTCCCGGCGCGGCGGACGGCCACCGCCCGGGAGGCCGTACGGGACATGCCCGGCGTGGAGGTGCTCCCGCTCGACCTGGCCGACCTGGAGAGCGTCCGGATCTTCGCCGAGCACCTCCTCGACGCCGGGCGCACCCTTGACGTCGTCCTCGCCAACGCGGGCATCATGGCCTGCCCGGAGACTCGTGTCGGGCCCGGTTGGGAGGCGCACTTCGCGGTCAACCACCTCGGTCACCACGCGCTCGTCAACCGACTCCGCCCGGGCCTCGCGCCCGGCGCCCGGGTGGTGGCGGTGGCCTCGTCCGGCCACTTCCTCTCCGACATCCGGTGGGACGACATCCACTTCCGGACCGGTTACGACCGTTGGCTGGCCTACGCCCAGTCCAAGACCGCCAACGCGCTGTTCGCCGTGCACCTCGACCGGCTCGGCGCCGCGAGCGGCCTGCACGCCTTCGCCGTCCACCCCGGCAGCATCCTCACGCCGCTGCAGCGCCATGTCCCGCGCGAGGACTGGGCGGGGCTGGGCTGGGTGGCGGCCGACGGCCGGCCGGCGGAGGGCTTCAAGACGCCGGAGCAGGGCGCCGCGACCGCCGTCTGGGCCGCGACCTCGCCCCTCCTCGACGGGCGCGGCGGCGCCTACTGCCAGGACTGCGACCTCGCGGAACCGGCCACCACCGAGGACATGCTCGTCGGCGGGGTCAAGCCCTGGGCCCGGGACCCCGACGCCGCCGCCCGGCTCTGGGACCTGTCGGCGGAACTCACCGGCACGCACGCGTTCTGA
- a CDS encoding MerR family transcriptional regulator, translating to MSERTTGLSIGKVSEATGMSVHALRFFEREGLFLREIPRSGGGQRVYAQSDVDWLALCDRLRASGMPIATIREFAALVRSGPGNEPERLALLREHERDVQARIAELQACLAVVHTKVVTYEEHLRDGTAAGLWSPMPADATPGGSRRD from the coding sequence ATGAGCGAGCGCACCACCGGACTGTCCATAGGCAAGGTCTCCGAGGCGACCGGCATGAGCGTGCACGCGCTGCGGTTCTTCGAGCGGGAAGGACTGTTCCTGCGGGAGATCCCGAGGTCCGGGGGCGGACAGCGGGTCTATGCCCAGTCGGACGTGGACTGGCTGGCGCTCTGCGACCGGCTGCGCGCCTCGGGCATGCCGATCGCCACGATCCGGGAGTTCGCCGCTCTCGTCCGCTCCGGTCCGGGCAACGAGCCCGAACGGCTCGCGTTGCTGCGGGAACACGAGCGGGACGTGCAGGCCAGGATCGCCGAGCTCCAGGCGTGCCTGGCGGTCGTCCACACCAAGGTCGTCACCTACGAGGAGCACCTGCGCGACGGCACGGCCGCCGGACTGTGGTCGCCCATGCCCGCGGACGCGACCCCCGGCGGCTCCCGGCGGGACTGA
- a CDS encoding adenosine deaminase family protein: MLSLLPAVPAAAQIPNSPTPKSSSARPLGAAEARTAAYLESVRQDPGRLRDFFRQLPKGGDLHNHLSGAIPTEYLITLAAEDGLCIEEKTMTAVTAPCGPGKRPAADARTDRAFHDAVLRAWSMEDFPSGQSGHDHFFDTFGKFGEVTWRHRGKLLAKVADGIAAQHQFYLETLVTPASEETKKVADAVGWVDDFAAMHRSLVAEGKLDRLVATARKEADDADAEFRATSRCGTAHAAPGCRLTVRWNSQVSRGSSPERVFAQMEVGMRLAERDSRFTAVNLVQPEDGKNALRDYSLQMRMLAYLHRVYPRAHITLHAGELWPGLVKPEDLKFHINEAVNVAQAERIGHGVDLVHEDDWRRLARTMAARQVAVEVPFSSNAQILGVKGAEHPFSTYRAYGVPIVLATDDPGVSRIDITHEYQYAATTYDLGYGELKDLARASLQYSFLPGRSLWQGNPTRNGYHPVAACRGQLPGDGTPGLACRHLLASSPKAAVEWRQETAFASFERHFATRR, from the coding sequence ATGTTGTCGTTGCTCCCCGCGGTGCCCGCCGCCGCGCAGATACCCAACTCACCGACTCCCAAGTCGAGTTCCGCCCGTCCGCTCGGCGCCGCCGAGGCCCGTACCGCCGCGTACCTGGAGTCCGTCCGCCAGGACCCGGGACGGCTGCGCGACTTCTTCCGGCAGCTGCCGAAGGGCGGTGACCTGCACAACCACCTCTCCGGCGCGATACCGACCGAGTATCTGATCACGCTCGCCGCCGAGGACGGGCTGTGCATAGAAGAGAAGACGATGACGGCGGTCACGGCGCCGTGCGGACCGGGGAAGCGACCGGCCGCCGACGCCCGGACCGACCGGGCGTTCCATGACGCGGTGCTGCGCGCCTGGTCCATGGAGGACTTCCCGTCGGGCCAGTCGGGGCACGACCACTTCTTCGACACGTTCGGCAAGTTCGGCGAGGTGACCTGGCGCCACCGCGGCAAGTTGCTGGCGAAGGTCGCCGACGGCATCGCCGCGCAGCACCAGTTCTACCTGGAGACGCTGGTCACTCCCGCCTCCGAGGAGACCAAGAAGGTCGCCGACGCGGTCGGCTGGGTCGACGACTTCGCCGCCATGCACCGGTCCCTGGTCGCCGAAGGCAAGTTGGACCGCCTGGTGGCCACCGCCCGCAAGGAGGCGGACGACGCGGATGCCGAGTTCCGCGCGACCTCGCGCTGCGGCACGGCGCACGCCGCTCCCGGATGCCGTCTGACGGTGCGGTGGAACTCCCAGGTGTCCCGGGGCAGCAGCCCCGAGCGGGTCTTCGCGCAGATGGAAGTCGGCATGCGGCTGGCCGAGCGGGACTCACGGTTCACCGCGGTCAACCTCGTCCAGCCCGAGGACGGGAAGAACGCCCTGCGCGACTACTCCCTCCAGATGCGGATGCTCGCCTATCTCCACCGGGTCTATCCGCGCGCCCACATCACCCTGCACGCCGGTGAGTTGTGGCCCGGCCTGGTCAAGCCGGAGGACCTGAAGTTCCACATCAATGAGGCGGTGAACGTCGCCCAGGCCGAACGCATCGGCCACGGCGTCGACCTCGTCCACGAGGACGACTGGCGGCGACTCGCGCGCACCATGGCCGCCCGCCAGGTGGCCGTCGAGGTCCCCTTCAGCAGCAACGCCCAGATCCTCGGGGTGAAGGGCGCCGAACACCCCTTCTCGACCTACCGGGCGTACGGGGTGCCGATCGTGCTCGCCACCGACGATCCCGGTGTCTCCCGGATCGACATCACCCACGAGTACCAGTACGCCGCCACGACGTACGACCTCGGCTACGGCGAGCTGAAGGACCTGGCCCGCGCCTCCCTGCAGTACTCCTTCCTCCCCGGTCGCAGCCTGTGGCAGGGCAACCCGACGCGGAACGGCTACCACCCGGTCGCGGCCTGTCGCGGTCAGCTCCCCGGCGACGGAACCCCCGGTCTCGCCTGCCGACACCTGCTCGCGTCCAGCCCCAAGGCGGCCGTCGAGTGGCGGCAGGAGACCGCCTTCGCCTCCTTCGAGCGGCACTTCGCCACGCGCCGCTGA